Within the Mixophyes fleayi isolate aMixFle1 chromosome 5, aMixFle1.hap1, whole genome shotgun sequence genome, the region caaacttatatatacacacacatacatatatacacacacatacttatatatatacacacacacatatatacacacacatacatatatacacacatacatatatatatatatatatatacatacacacacacatacacatatatacacacacacatacacacatatatatacacacacatacatatatacacacacacacttatatatacacacacacacatacatatatatatatatatatatatatatatacacacacacacatatatatatatatatatatatatatatacacacacacatatatatatatatatatatatatatatatatacacacacatacacatatatacacacacacatatatatatacacacatatatatatacacatacatatatacacacacatacacatacataatacacacacatatatatatatatatatatatatatacacacatacatatatatatatatatatatacacacatacatatatatatatatatatatatatatatatatatatatatatatatatgcatatatatgtctgtgtgtatatatatatatatgtgtatatatatgtgtgtatgtatatatatatatatatatatatatatatatatgtatgtatatatatatatatatatatgtgtgtatgtatatatatatatatatatatatatatatatatatatatatgtgtgtgtgtatatatatatatatatatatatatatatatataaatgtatgtgtgtatatatatatatatatatatatatatatatatatacacacacacatacacatatatacacacacacatacacacatatatatacacacatatatatatacacatacatatatacacacacatacacatatacacacacatatatatatatatatacacacatacatatatatatatatatatatatatatatatatatacatctgtgtgtatatatatatatgtgtatatatatgtgtgtatgtatatatatattatatatatatatatatgtgtgtgtatatatatatatatatatatatatatatatatatatataaatgtatgtgtgtatatatatatatatatatatatatatatatacatatatttatatatatacatatatatatatatatatatatatatatatacatatatatatatatatatatatatatatatatatacatacattgacagacaccatatggaaaattttgcgtgaggatcttgacatgacgaaagtttgtgcaaagatggtcccaaggattctcacaccagagcaaaaagaacgtcgcaaggaatgttgtgttgaaaTTCTGCaacaacttgacacagatccaaacctgtttcataaagtaatcacttgtgatgagacctggatcttccagtacgatcctgaaaccaaaagacaatgcaatgcactggaaaacaccgtcatcgcCAAGAAAGataaaagcttgtcaaagcaagtaaaaattcaaagcaatgctcattgtttttttcaatatcaagggtgtaattttggaagaatgggttccagagggcacaacagttaatcagcattattataaggaagttttgaaaaagctgagagaaagagtcagaaagaaacggccgcaactgtggaaaaatggtttctttcttcaccaggacaatgcgcctgctcacacagcactttctgtgaagcagtttttgaccgacaaacacattactacatttgaacatcctccatattcgcccgatttatgtcttcccaaaagttaaatcagtgcttaaagggacacattttgagtcagttgatgctgtaaagaagaaaacagcagatatgttgaaacaagtgacagaaattgatttgctccatgccttcaacCAGTGgtaaacaagactacagcgatttattagtgcaaatggggagtatattgaaggggacaaacattaaatctgtaataccaataaataaaggtgagttatttaatcagtctcgttatttaatagacatacctcgtatatacatatatattatatatatatatatatatatatatatatatatatatatatatatatatatataattattgaggGTGAGCATGATGATCATCCTAGCTAAGTACATCATTGAAGCTAGTGCTCTTGGTAtggcaatgtttttaataaaacaatacacatTTTCTTAAGCTAATGATGTTGTAATTGGAGGGGAAAATGGCCAGTGTAATATGACTGGATGACTCCCAACGCTTGTTACAACACTGACATTAAGTTACTTTGATTGTTATATCTGTCTCAACTGAATTAAACTAAGAAAAAGTGTAAGAACTGTAGTCAAACAAGGTAATGGCGATTCAGTTCACTATTTTAAATATTGGCACTCTATAAAATTTAGTTCTCTTGAACCAGCCCAAGATAATAGGAGGGTTATGGAATTTCCATCTTAGGAGAATAACCCATTTGGCagcattaattaaattaattttaataattatttcttaaATGTTGAGATCGGAGTTTACATGAGGTTGAAAAGCCAAAATTCTGAGTAAAAAGGAAGTGTTTCCCTTGAGATTTCCCTTGAAAAGTGcttaaaaaacaaaccaaaaacctAGCACCTTAGAGCAACTCCACTACACATGAGGGAGTCTCCAAAGCATGATTACATCTCCTGTACTGATCAGAAAAAGCTGGAAACAATATATCAAGAACATTTATAGAATTTGAATAGGAAAATCAAAAGTCTGTTAGGACTTAGAACAGTTTTATGGCTTGACCATAACACTagagaacaaaaacaaaacaaaaatgcagaTAGCAGAAAGTTAAATAAGATTCAGGAATTTGGCAGCCCACATTAGTGACATTGGTGTATGCCAACATGGACAGTGGTAGTCATGTGGTCCACATCAGGAAGCATTCTTTCATATAGCTGGCCACTACTACCAGGACCACTATAGCTATTTTCATGTCACAAGATTTTACCAAGGTGGGCAGAATTGATGATATGATTACCCTAACTCATTTCAGGATATGCAAAGTGTCATCAAGCCTTGCCCACCCTCTTGATTACCTATCTCACTTCCACATCTCCCTAAAAGAGGcagaaaaagtaggcaagtatgtgataaGTACTTACACCAGGATTAGCGCTTGTACTTAAAGTGGTCCCTGTACTTCTAATAGACAACTTTTAAAAGTGAAAGTTGTGTACTCTACCAAACGTAAGCTAGTACAAttgtccttttctttctttttttttgcccaaTTATTAAAATAGCCCTGCTGGATCTACAATCCACATGATATTTTCATATTGATGCTTTTTCCAGTCAATGAAGGGTTATATATTTTAGTTTGCCATTTAAACTTACATTGTGCACAATGATGAAGCATATTTCCTTCTTAGCTCAGTGTGTTTACAGAATAGAATGTTCGCAGTTACCTGGTTGGGATGTGTCTGTACAACCTCTCTTCGCTCGTACACAATAATCCCATCTTGTATTTGGGTCCTTAACAAACTGGCCCACGTCCTGAAAGAGTTCACTGAATGACATAATGCTGGCTTGATAAACAGTGTAATATAAAAGTGCAGCTCTCCACAAGAAAGGGTCTTTGCGAAACAAGACACTATGAATGCTTGCAAGGCCTTCTTCTGTTGGGTTGACTGGTTTTAGATCATGTTTTTTACGTCCATCACTGTTATTCCATGGCTGCTGGCTATTGTTCATTCCACGAAAATAATGGGTTCCTGCATTCAAACAAGTAATACTGCTTTTTAAAGTGGAAATTAAACTTGGTGCAAGAAAACATTTATCCTGCTTCATTCacaaatgcatatgtaaatgttattataacACAGCTAATAATTTAGAATACTATTACACATTTAtcttatacacactcacacatttaCATACCATACATAACAATGGACAGAATGGATTTTCCATGGTAACATTTTACTGAAGATAATAGATTCACACATGATAATGGAAAAAACCCAGAAAGTGGTTGCAACTCCCACATTCCTTATGAGACAACACCCTGGAGAATTCTAGGCAAGTGATGTTTTGGTTCATGAAATTAAAAAGGTGTTACTTTACATTTATACAAGTGATATGTACATAAGTTTAAACACCTGCAAAATAGATTTAGATATAGTAACAATGTCATTGCTTATATTCAGTGAGCATTGGTGTCACAAGACATTCTGGAAACATTCTGAGACAGAAAATGTAACTGTCAGCGAAGGTGAAACAGCTGAATCAGAGAATCACCTCATAAAAGCAACTTAGTTGGCTCCAAACTGAAATATGCACATTAAAAGATATAATGTACACCTACTGTAAAATGTAAGGTCATCTGACAGCTGTGATTGGATTGTTGTTGCTTAcaatggaaaaacaaaaaaagagtacTACTAACACTCTACATGAGATCCAACCAGTCCACTTCACAGGCCTCTTAGAAGGAGTAGTAGGTCGATGGAGTCAAGTGAAAGAAAGTAGAGGAAGGTTATTGGGATAGAATAGAGTACTCTGAATCAAAGTGGTAAGCAGAAAAGCATGTTCAGGATAGCTGAAGAGTGAATGGTGAATGTGATGACATGACCTCATAAAAAAAGACGTGGCGTGGCACAATATCAGGGCATGATTAGGAAGCAGAATGGTAAGTGGATGCAGGCATATTTAACCTATTGTGTTACAAGTAAGTTACACAATACCAAATACTACCAACGCTGTAAATAAAGTGCAGTACATATAAGCATAAAGTAGTGGATTAAGAATTGTAACTGGTGTAGGTAAAGTGAATGTGGAAACTGTAAAGAAGAAGCATTATcagaaaaattaaaatgtcattgtAGAAATATCAAGACAGTCAGTTGTTGGCAATCATGATTGTCCTTCACCACTTATCTCAACTGAACCTCTTTCCTCTACATATTCTGGAAAAGGCTTTCGCTCTTGTGTTGCATGCGCACGCCTGTGGTGATCCGACAGCATGGGGTAGCTGTGTTCCTGGTATTGTAATTTGGCATCATGCTCCCTTGTGGATAAATAGCCAGGACACTTATTTCTCATGGTGTGGTGGCAGCTGCAGTTACCAACGAGGCCATGTAAGTTACCAAAGGAGGATCAGAGATGGCAATGACAGTTAAACTCTCTAAGTCCGGCAGCTGAACGGAGATGGTATTCCAGCGGATCTTCCAAACGACTGCGTCCTTGTTGTGATAATACTACACTATGCTACCTTGTAATTTTCCATTGCCTtcacaaaatgttttatatttgtgagaactGATCTCAACTGCAGCAATCTCTAACAGCTTTTCACAAGcctacatagacacacacacacacacacgtatatttGAATCACTGAACTAAATTTGTGTTTAGTCAATAAACCAATTTAAAGCATTACAAATTATTGTAGCTATCGGCAAATTTAACCTCTAAGCTGGCTGCCTGAATAGAAAAATACAAACGTTTGTCACGTTTGCCAGCAGGAGGAAAGCTCACACATGCATCATGCCCTGTATTTGGTCTTTTCTTTAGCAGACAAGCTGCTCCCTATGGCTaattatgtttttaatgcatactgcATGTGTTCATTAAATCCCGAACTATGCAAATACAATGTTTATGTACAACAGGAAATGAACAGGGAAAGCAttattacaattgtttttttaattatgcaCCTATAACAggaaatactttttttaaacctTATACTGGCATGGAGCCAGAAGGAAATTTGTTTTAAACTTGAAAAAGCAGAGAATGTAAATCAGCAAAGTACTGTACCTATTTCATGTCTAAGTATTCCTTCAAGCCACTGTTCTCGTGCAGTAGAAATATTGATGGTCAATGTTGGCCTGCCATTCACAACTGTCATAGAGGCTCGTGAAAGTAAATCATCTGTAAGGTGAACAACAATCTGGAACATGGAAAATAAACATTGTCAACATATGTGTCAGAGACAGATTGCTGGTAGCAGTAGAGACATCTTGCAGGCATGGGATTTAAACTTGGGTGCAGTGATCGTAGGAATGGCAGGCACAGGCTAAATATATGCAGCTTGCTTAGGAATACAGAGAAACGGTCAGCAAAAGTTATGAGTATGTTCAACAGAGTTCTGTGCAATGAGTACAAGATGCAGATTACAAGGTGCACACCTCTGCATCCTATATCCCTCTAGTGATCACAGGAAAAGTGTATCACCTCCAGTTATAGCCAAGA harbors:
- the MATCAP2 gene encoding putative tyrosine carboxypeptidase MATCAP2 isoform X4; translation: MLKTLEKYGSYEKFEQATGGNLLPKSRIWQHVRKYMKAEGCLGEIVVHLTDDLLSRASMTVVNGRPTLTINISTAREQWLEGILRHEIGTHYFRGMNNSQQPWNNSDGRKKHDLKPVNPTEEGLASIHSVLFRKDPFLWRAALLYYTVYQASIMSFSELFQDVGQFVKDPNTRWDYCVRAKRGCTDTSQPGCFSKDQVYLDGILHILRHRETIDFHLLIAMGKVSYEDIDLLKDLAVLHNARIPQFLKDQDRYMEYLKKIMEVNELTDEDLIMLID